In Streptomyces alboniger, the following are encoded in one genomic region:
- a CDS encoding glycoside hydrolase family 26 protein yields MGARTGAGRRRHGKRLSFIAVGVVSAVVLVSAPGYTAGVVRDGDPPGALPSAPAAPGAPMASVGPVAPAASPDPAPDSAPAPAPAAPGKAPAFGAYLHYGPPGVRRIDELSQWLGGAELRVGHTYLPGDLWSNIEGAPGFLDAWATWRKEKDDRLFVLNVPMLERNEEGLDDDEVAGLLRQGADGRFDHHFRALAERLVDLGVPDTVIVPGWEMNGTTYTHRCGPDPESWKKYWSRIVTTMRSVAGQKFQFDFTPSRGRDAVPWTQCYPGDDVVDIIGMDSYDQPRGMSFDEQVAEPYGLQQHVDFAAAHKKPISYPEWGLFRNGDNEEYMRRMLKWMDEKKPLYNTVTDYCPHGVWQCKENPAASKVYRDLLSGRDGTPSVPTAPALPPGCSPVDLGDWAEHWLGGKLCLRFDWWKGTDRS; encoded by the coding sequence ATGGGTGCGAGGACGGGTGCGGGGCGTCGGCGGCACGGTAAACGGCTTTCCTTCATCGCTGTCGGGGTGGTGTCGGCGGTGGTTCTCGTATCGGCGCCCGGATACACGGCGGGCGTCGTGCGCGACGGTGATCCGCCGGGTGCCCTGCCGTCGGCTCCCGCGGCTCCCGGTGCCCCCATGGCATCGGTCGGCCCGGTGGCCCCGGCGGCCTCTCCCGACCCCGCCCCCGACTCTGCCCCCGCCCCCGCTCCCGCCGCTCCGGGGAAGGCGCCCGCCTTCGGCGCGTACCTCCACTACGGGCCCCCCGGGGTGCGGCGCATCGACGAACTCAGCCAGTGGCTCGGCGGGGCCGAGCTGCGGGTCGGGCACACCTACCTCCCCGGTGACCTGTGGAGCAACATCGAGGGCGCTCCCGGCTTCCTGGACGCCTGGGCCACGTGGCGCAAGGAGAAGGACGACAGGCTCTTCGTCCTGAACGTCCCGATGCTCGAACGCAACGAGGAAGGCCTCGACGACGACGAAGTCGCCGGGCTGCTGCGGCAGGGCGCCGACGGCCGCTTCGACCACCACTTCCGGGCGCTCGCCGAACGCCTGGTCGACCTCGGCGTGCCCGACACGGTGATCGTGCCGGGCTGGGAGATGAACGGCACGACCTACACCCATCGCTGCGGCCCGGACCCGGAGTCCTGGAAGAAGTACTGGAGCAGGATCGTCACCACGATGCGGTCGGTGGCCGGGCAGAAGTTCCAGTTCGACTTCACGCCCAGCAGGGGGCGTGACGCCGTTCCGTGGACGCAGTGCTATCCCGGTGACGATGTCGTCGACATCATCGGCATGGACTCGTACGACCAGCCGCGCGGAATGTCGTTCGACGAACAGGTGGCGGAGCCGTACGGACTCCAGCAGCACGTCGATTTCGCGGCGGCCCACAAGAAACCCATTTCTTATCCCGAATGGGGACTTTTCCGCAACGGCGACAACGAAGAGTACATGCGCCGCATGCTGAAGTGGATGGACGAGAAGAAGCCGCTCTACAACACGGTGACCGACTACTGCCCGCACGGCGTGTGGCAGTGCAAGGAGAATCCGGCGGCCTCGAAGGTCTACCGCGATCTGCTCTCCGGCCGTGACGGCACCCCGAGCGTGCCGACCGCACCGGCGCTGCCGCCCGGGTGTTCGCCGGTGGACCTCGGCGACTGGGCGGAGCACTGGCTGGGCGGGAAGCTGTGCCTGCGGTTCGACTGGTGGAAGGGGACGGACCGCTCCTGA
- a CDS encoding lipopolysaccharide biosynthesis protein yields MSDSANERPRTDAWRARVARLPRWWPLPACAALGVLAGAGYGLLQTPQYTATSYVVAVPQAKSDPAAALGFAQAYGRVATQLAVLGDAQVAAGVSATELRDSVQVATSPDAPMIAISARSARPSAAAVTADAVARSLSRSANHSKDSTQVRLLTFSRALEPDAPSSLSTGVTTLVGGCAGGLLGGLALLVRPRGRAEAAGAASVPGPTSGPVSGPTSALARSAAP; encoded by the coding sequence ATGAGCGACTCCGCGAACGAGCGCCCGCGTACCGACGCCTGGCGTGCCCGCGTCGCGCGGCTGCCCCGCTGGTGGCCGCTGCCGGCCTGCGCGGCCCTCGGCGTCCTGGCCGGTGCCGGGTACGGTCTGCTCCAGACGCCGCAGTACACCGCCACGAGTTACGTCGTCGCCGTACCGCAGGCCAAGTCGGACCCGGCCGCGGCGCTCGGGTTCGCCCAGGCCTACGGACGGGTGGCGACGCAGCTGGCCGTGCTGGGCGACGCGCAGGTGGCGGCGGGCGTGTCGGCCACGGAGCTGCGGGACAGCGTCCAGGTGGCCACCTCCCCCGACGCGCCGATGATCGCGATCTCCGCGCGCTCCGCCCGGCCCTCGGCCGCCGCCGTCACCGCCGACGCGGTGGCCCGCTCCCTCTCCAGGAGCGCCAACCACTCCAAGGACAGCACCCAGGTCAGACTCCTGACGTTCTCCCGCGCGCTGGAGCCCGACGCGCCGTCCTCGCTCTCCACCGGCGTGACGACCCTGGTGGGCGGATGCGCGGGCGGCCTGCTCGGCGGCCTCGCCCTCCTCGTACGCCCACGGGGCCGCGCGGAGGCGGCCGGCGCGGCCTCCGTTCCCGGCCCCACGTCCGGCCCCGTGTCCGGCCCCACGTCCGCCCTCGCCAGAAGCGCCGCCCCGTGA
- a CDS encoding GNAT family N-acetyltransferase — MSTATGTGLLVRTRLCVDEREFEALAEPWGRLHRACEAATPFQSHAWLSSWWRSYGRPGRLRVLLVRQGDRLIAAAPLMRVHRPLPALKPLGGPISDFADVLVDGAAREAATEALVAGLTELAGTALIDFGEVRPGACVEGVHARWPGPKRTLADSPCLELPALPMEELLKRLPTSRAQRTRAKMRKLTKLGVESRIVPADEVDASVRTLLRLHQLQWRGRKVTSEHLRPRFREHLLRSMRPMVAAGEAVMTEFRLDGEVVAADLTLLSGTLAGGYLYGAHPRLRERKVDVATMLLDACTRHTGGEQRRALSLLRGDEPYKHHWRPEPVTNQRFLLARRRTAPLLRAAVWDASARRWTKERVRERREARRGDGAATT, encoded by the coding sequence GTGAGCACGGCGACGGGCACGGGCCTCCTCGTCAGGACGCGGTTGTGCGTGGACGAGAGGGAGTTCGAGGCGCTGGCCGAGCCGTGGGGGCGGCTGCACCGGGCCTGCGAGGCGGCCACGCCCTTCCAGAGCCACGCGTGGCTGTCCTCCTGGTGGCGGTCCTACGGGCGGCCCGGGCGGCTGCGGGTGCTCCTGGTCCGGCAGGGGGACCGGCTGATCGCCGCGGCTCCGCTGATGCGGGTGCACCGTCCGCTCCCGGCGCTGAAGCCGCTCGGCGGGCCGATCTCCGACTTCGCGGACGTCCTGGTGGACGGCGCGGCGCGCGAGGCCGCCACCGAGGCGCTGGTGGCCGGGCTCACCGAGCTGGCCGGGACCGCGCTGATCGACTTCGGGGAGGTACGCCCGGGCGCCTGCGTCGAGGGCGTCCACGCACGCTGGCCGGGGCCGAAGCGGACGCTGGCCGACTCGCCGTGCCTGGAGCTGCCCGCACTGCCCATGGAGGAGCTGCTCAAGCGGCTGCCGACGTCGCGGGCCCAGCGCACCCGGGCCAAGATGCGCAAGCTGACCAAGCTGGGCGTGGAGAGCCGCATCGTGCCCGCCGACGAGGTGGACGCCTCGGTGCGTACCCTGCTGCGCCTGCACCAGTTGCAGTGGCGCGGCCGGAAGGTGACCTCCGAGCATCTTCGGCCGCGGTTCCGTGAGCACCTGCTGCGCTCGATGCGGCCGATGGTCGCGGCCGGCGAAGCGGTCATGACCGAGTTCCGCCTGGACGGCGAGGTGGTGGCCGCCGATCTGACCCTGCTCTCGGGGACGCTGGCCGGCGGCTATCTGTACGGCGCCCATCCGCGGCTGCGGGAGCGCAAGGTGGACGTGGCCACGATGCTCCTGGACGCGTGCACCCGCCACACCGGCGGCGAGCAGCGGCGCGCCCTGAGCCTCCTGCGCGGCGACGAGCCGTACAAGCACCACTGGCGCCCCGAGCCGGTCACCAACCAGCGCTTCCTGCTGGCCCGCAGGCGCACGGCCCCCCTGCTCCGCGCGGCGGTCTGGGACGCCTCCGCCCGGCGGTGGACGAAGGAGCGGGTGCGCGAACGCCGCGAGGCACGGCGCGGGGACGGGGCCGCCACCACGTGA